CCTGCATCTGGGCGCTCTTGCCATTGATCTTCAGCGTGAAGGGCAACACCACGGGATGACGCACACCGCGAATGGTGAGATCACCGATGGCCTGATAGCGCCCGCCGCCCAGATCCTTGAAATTGCTGGCGGTGAAGGTCGCGCGGGGGAAGGCGGCGGTGTTGAACCAGTCTGCGGTGGGCAGGCTCTGGTCGCGGGTGGCCTCGCCGGTGACGGCGCTGCCCATCTCGATGGTGGCGGAAACGCGGGACTGGTTCAGCGCCTTGGGATCGAAGGCGATCTGCGCGTCCCAGCGGCGGAACTCGCCCTTCACGCCCTGATTGTTGACCGCCACGCCAAAGCCGAGATGTGAGCTGGCCTTGTTGACGCTCCAGACCGGGGTTCCGGCATGGGCGGGGGCGCTGATGGCGGTGGCGCCGAGCGCCAGAGCGGCGAAGAGATTGTTACGCATGGGGATTATCCTTGAAGCTGAAGGGGGATCAGTTGGCGCGGCCGAAGCGCGGCAGCATGCGGGAGAGAACCTTGTCACGCGCGACGATCTGATGCTTGAGCGCTGCGCCGATATGCAGCGCCACCAGCCCAGCCGTGCCAAAAGCCAGCGCCTTATGCGCGCCCTCGGAGAGGTGGTTGACCTGCATGCGGGCGTCCACCGGCCAGTCATGCACCGGCAGATGCGGCCAGGGCACGGTGTGGAACAGCAAGGTGGGCAGTTTGAAAGCGCTGGTCGAAACCAGCAGCCAGCCGGTCAGCGGCATGCCGATCATGATGGCATAGAGCAGCCAATGCACCGATGATGCCGCCAGCTTTTCCCATGGTTTCATCGTTTCGGGATAGGGCGGGGCCTGATGCGTCAGGCGCCAGGCCAGCCGCAACACGCTGAGCAGCAGAACCAGAATGCCGATGCTCTTGTGGAGCTGATACTTCTCGAACTGGGCCAGCCCTTCAAGCGTCTGCATCCACCAGCCCAGCGCCAGATTGGTGAGGATCAGGGCGGCGATCAGCCAGTGCAGCAGGATGGCGACAGCGGAATAGCGGGGCATGGACGCTCCTTGAAAGGCAGACGCAATGGCGCGCTCTCACCCTCGCGATGCGGGGGCGGCTGGCCATGTCGGGAAGCGGGATGGAGGGCGGTGGGGTGTCTGAGCCCTCTCCTAGCGGGGCACAGCCGTGCATGGAATTGGCGAAATGTTGCTTCCCGCTATGCGTTTTCGGATAGATCGATGAACGGGCGAGATCGCCGAACGCCAGGCGCCATGGCGGAAAAGCCTGCAAGGTGAAGGCCCTGCCTCACTTATCAACCCGGGTTATAAGAGCATAGGCCAATTGTATTTCACTTGATCTCTGCCACGCGCCATCACGCCGCCAGACAAGAAAACCACCAAGGTGGAGAGGGGGAACAATCCGGCTCGGAACGTATGGGTGCGTTCCGAAAGGGCATCTCTCCGCCAATGGTCTGGAGGAGGTGCGCATGACGGGGGTATACGGAGCAAAACACTGGCTGATGGCAGGCACGGCGCTGACCATCGGCCTCGCGGGACTGCAGGGGCAGGCCTGCGCGCAGGCCACGCCTGCCGCCGATCAGGCGCAGGCCAGCGAGCCCAAGCCGCAGGACATCGTGGTCACCGGCTCCTATCTCGGCAACATCCGGCAGGAGAACCGCGCCTCGCCCATTCTGGCGGTGGACAATGCCGCCATCGAGCGCACTGGTTCGTCGTCCATCGGCGATCTCACGCGGTTTATCCCGCAGAATGTCGGCAGCACGGGCGGTTTGCAGGACCTCTCCAAGGGCGGTGCGGATTCGCGTGACACGCGTTCGGCCAATCTGCGCGGTCTTGGCTCGGGATCGACGCTGGTGCTGCTGAACGGGCGCCGCGTCACGCCTCAGGCGGGCGACGATTACGTCAACCTCAACAGCCTGACGCCCGATATCGCCATCCAGCGCGTGGAGGTGCTGCTGGATGGCGCGTCCTCCACCTATGGCGCGGACGCGGTGGCGGGCGTGTTCAACGTGCTGACCGATACCAAGTTCAAGGGGTTCAAGACCTCGGCCCAGTTCACCAGTATCGACAAGTCGCCAGCCTGGAATGTGCAGGCCATGCTGGGTCTGGGCAGTGACAGGTTCCACACCGTGCTCTCGGCCTCGTACCGCTTTCAGGACAATCTGCAGAATTCGGACCGCGCGGTCACCAACTTCGTCAACAACACCGCCAGCGGCTATCCGGGCAGCTATCTGCTGACGGGCCGCCCGCTGACCTCCACCGGCGGCCATGTCGTGATCGGCGGCAATGACTACACCGCGCTTTACGATGCCAACAAGGCGGCCAATGGCACGCTCAAGGTGGTGGACCCCAATTGCGGCGCTTCAGGCACCAACAGCGTCTATGCGCCCACGGGCAATGCGACCTTCGGCCTTGGCAACTGCCTCTACAATTTCCAGCCCAAGAACCCGATCCGCCCCCGCGCGCGCAGCATCAACATCCACGATGACAGCACCTTCGAGATCAACGACGCCAACACGATCTTCTCGGAAATCAGCTATTACCATCAGGATTCAGAGCGTTTCGGCGTGCCCTCCTATGCCCAGAACGCGGGCAATGCGACGATGCCCGCCTCCAACCCCTACAACCCCTTCGGCGTGGATGTGCTGTTCTATGGCCGCGCCATTGGCGCTCAGGGTTTTCCGGGCGGTTATGACTATCGCGTGATGCGCGATACGGTGAACCAGCAGCATTATGTGCTGGGCGGGCGCGGCAGCCTGATCGGCCGCTGGAAGTATCTGGCGACGCTGACCTATTCGGCCTCGCAGACCATCGCCCGTGACCGTGACACCGATATGAACCTGTTCCAGGCCGCGCTGCGCGGTTACGGCGGGCCCAACTGCAACACCAATTTCCTTGGCGGCGCCAGCGGCGCGGTGGCGGGGCAAGGCAGCTGCCTCTATTACAGCCCCTTGCAGGCCAATCTGGCGCAGATGAACCCCTCGCTGATCTACAATCTGCAGAGCGACGTCTTCACCGATTACAAGCGCCAGTATTACATCGCAGAGGCTGTCGCCAACGGCCCGCTTGCCAGCATCAATGGCCATGAGATCGCCGTGGCCGTGGGCGCGCAATACCGCCGCGAAACCTCCACCACCACCTATTCGGACCTGCTGCTCTCGGGCTATGGCGGCTTCCTTGGCAAGCATCTCAACACCAGCTTCGCGCGTGAGGTGAAGAGCGTCTTTGCCGAAGCCAATTACGAACCCATCGACAGCCTGACCCTCAACGCCGCCGCGCGTTACGAGGATGCGGGCGGCTACAGCAAGCTGGTGCCCAAGGTGGCGGTGAATTTCCGCCCGATAGCGTGGTTCTCGCTGCGTGGTTCCTACAGCAAGGCGTTTCAGGCGCCGACCTTGGCCAATGGCTCGGCCTCGCTGATCGGCACCAATGTGGTCAATGTCACCGATCCGGTCGACGGCACCACCAGCTTCCGCACGATCCAGACCTATGGCAACCCCAATCTGAAGCCGCAGTCCTCCACCGTCTACAACATCGGCGCCACCTTTGTGCCGACGCGGCGGGCGCGGATCTCGCTCGATTACTGGAACTATCAGTTTAACAACCAGATCTCGACACAGAACCCACAGCAGGTGGTCAACACCGCGCCCAACGGCAGCGCGGTGGTGCGCGATCCGCTGACCGGGGCGCTGCAATCGGTG
The Novosphingobium terrae DNA segment above includes these coding regions:
- a CDS encoding YceI family protein, coding for MRNNLFAALALGATAISAPAHAGTPVWSVNKASSHLGFGVAVNNQGVKGEFRRWDAQIAFDPKALNQSRVSATIEMGSAVTGEATRDQSLPTADWFNTAAFPRATFTASNFKDLGGGRYQAIGDLTIRGVRHPVVLPFTLKINGKSAQMQGSLTINRGMFGVGQGQWKGTEMVAANVQINVSINATHP
- a CDS encoding cytochrome b, whose translation is MPRYSAVAILLHWLIAALILTNLALGWWMQTLEGLAQFEKYQLHKSIGILVLLLSVLRLAWRLTHQAPPYPETMKPWEKLAASSVHWLLYAIMIGMPLTGWLLVSTSAFKLPTLLFHTVPWPHLPVHDWPVDARMQVNHLSEGAHKALAFGTAGLVALHIGAALKHQIVARDKVLSRMLPRFGRAN
- a CDS encoding TonB-dependent receptor plug domain-containing protein, translating into MTGVYGAKHWLMAGTALTIGLAGLQGQACAQATPAADQAQASEPKPQDIVVTGSYLGNIRQENRASPILAVDNAAIERTGSSSIGDLTRFIPQNVGSTGGLQDLSKGGADSRDTRSANLRGLGSGSTLVLLNGRRVTPQAGDDYVNLNSLTPDIAIQRVEVLLDGASSTYGADAVAGVFNVLTDTKFKGFKTSAQFTSIDKSPAWNVQAMLGLGSDRFHTVLSASYRFQDNLQNSDRAVTNFVNNTASGYPGSYLLTGRPLTSTGGHVVIGGNDYTALYDANKAANGTLKVVDPNCGASGTNSVYAPTGNATFGLGNCLYNFQPKNPIRPRARSINIHDDSTFEINDANTIFSEISYYHQDSERFGVPSYAQNAGNATMPASNPYNPFGVDVLFYGRAIGAQGFPGGYDYRVMRDTVNQQHYVLGGRGSLIGRWKYLATLTYSASQTIARDRDTDMNLFQAALRGYGGPNCNTNFLGGASGAVAGQGSCLYYSPLQANLAQMNPSLIYNLQSDVFTDYKRQYYIAEAVANGPLASINGHEIAVAVGAQYRRETSTTTYSDLLLSGYGGFLGKHLNTSFAREVKSVFAEANYEPIDSLTLNAAARYEDAGGYSKLVPKVAVNFRPIAWFSLRGSYSKAFQAPTLANGSASLIGTNVVNVTDPVDGTTSFRTIQTYGNPNLKPQSSTVYNIGATFVPTRRARISLDYWNYQFNNQISTQNPQQVVNTAPNGSAVVRDPLTGALQSVLVSSFNAPSGTKTAGLDLQGQYGFDAGPVKLTLRDTLTWLLTYDVDTGVLLRDGSGNVTGSVVYNGVGYRNAFNQSPTSSSAAPRWRSVAGVDASYGRHTLSLTWRYTSGVKDDYGQNLNTSGTGTVLPNVTAKVASFSVFDAQYSLNFGKGNRYDLTLGMINIFDKAPGAALYNGYLPSIADPFGRQMYARVSAKF